acgagTTAATATATAACGTGCACACAACAATATGATAATATTGACTAaattggatattttttaaaatttaaaagacttaattgcatcaaataaaaattacaattattttttaatttttcaaacaacaaaagtgTAATTAAGCCTACGATTGTTTATTAAGAGGAATTAAACTAGTTAAAATGATACTTAATACCGAAATTCTTTGAAACTCGTGAAAactaacaataatttaaatagttatttaatcAGTGAGATGAAACGTGTCATTGATCTTATCTAAAGTACATAATTGTCATATAAGCAtctttgaaaatgaaaagacgGTAAAGTTAGGTCACCCAATTGAATATGTGAAGTGTACAACTTATATATGTACATCCATCAACACGATTTTTCGTGTCTCTGGTTACCAATtctaataacatttaatttgcTTCTTAGCTAACAATACAAGAATGTATGAAGCTCGTTTGATTATTATATGATGAATGAATAATTTGGtttttaaacaaaagtataatataaCACTCATCGTATTATTAAAAGTTACAATTAGAACGTGAccataattgattaattaataattaaacaacttttgttaaataaatttcaagGTTAACATGTAGAATATACTAGTAATAGTTAGGTTAATAGATTTTcgattttaaataagtttacaGAAGtccatttcaatttttgtttcacACAAATTATTTGGGCAACATACTCGTACGTAATTCTTTTATAAGTATAAGATttgtatgattaaataattgtatcctccgtgttttataattttttttctgagaaataatattttaagtctCTTAAAAAACTTGACATAAAAAGAGTATCTGATAAAAACtcacaaattaattattgatggtGTGTTTTGACAAGATAATTTAGATTGATAATTCGTTTATATGAATAGTTTtaagtcttttattttaaaatgttttttcttggAGAGGAGTTGAAATTTAAGaagttttagaatatatttgacatgaatattttgaaatgtcttaaaaataaatagaaatttaaatttgtatttattttttcacttcactttccttttatttacGAAAATCGAGATATATTcgttataacaaaatttaaaataaatagatcgAGATAAAAGTTGTGATGAATCGTCACGGAAAGAATGTTAAGATAATATGATAAAGATTGAAACAAGTAAGTCAAGCCAAAAGTTACGATAAGTCATTATAAGAATAAGGTTAGGTCAAATCAAAGTGGAATAGAGGTTAAACTCATTTAGCATAAGGTAAAAATGAACCGATTTGAATCAAATGTCAAATAGATTCAATCCAAGTCATTATTGAGTCGGTCTAGTGTTTGCTAAAGGTCGTGTCGATTTAGACATGATCAAAGATCAAGACAAATAAGTAAAAGTCAACGATCCATATGAAAGGTCGAGATAATCTAGTTCAGGTTAAAAGTCAAGATAATTCTAAATAAGTTCAATGTCAAGCCGAGTAAGTTCACATTGAAGGTTAGGACGAGTTAGTTTAAGTCAAATGTTGTGACAGGTCAGTCTAGACCAAATGTCAATTCGATTTTTAGTTTGAAGTAAATGTTGAAACTAGTTAGTATGGATAAAATGTTAAAACGAGTTAGCGTAATTCAAATATCGCATTGAATCAGTTTAAATTGAAAGTCAAGCTCCAGTCGACCTATGTCAAAGGTTGAAAGAAATCAACATGAGCCAAAGGTCGAGACGATTCAATCGAACTAAAGATAAATATGAATCAGTTATACTGAAGATCAAAATCAATTATCCCAAACTTAAGATGAAGATGATTTCACAATGGTTAAACGTTGGGACATGTCAACTTAGACAAAAGTCAAAATGTTTTAACTCGAATTAAATATTGAAACGAATTGTCTTATATcgaaaattaactaaaattaatcaatagtCCAATTatcaaaaagtatttttaaaacaatactATATAAAAGAATCTAAGTTGctttattaaagaaatcaataattaaaatccaatatatttttatcacttaATTTAAACagactatttaaaaaattaaaaatatctaaccacaaatatttaaaatgtaatgcATTTCTATTCAATTTCTTGGAACTATTGATTCCCTAATCCAAACAcaagctaattttttttttttgaaaaacattgtttttgtAATCATCGGTTTTAAACTCAGCAAGTTAAAAAGATGACACAAATGCCATGAATTACTTTTGTAATTTCAAATAAGTTATTTTGactgaaataaataaatgttgcacactcttttaaacattttttacttaattataaaactcaatctatgtttaaaaaattaatcaataataatttcttGAAATGAAAATACAGAACCCAATGATATTACATATgatatgtaatttttaattttacatgaaAACATCTGAAACTGtagattattattataataataatattacattatattattattgttgtattgttattgtattattattatcgGAAATCAAACAAATTTAGATTTGCGtgaaatatttgatgtattGGTATATAAGCCAAATTTATAAACTCTGGATTTGATTatgatattgttataaaaaaatatagttaaaaattatattaaaaaacttgaGTGCTGCATCATATATGTGTCTCTCtctattatatatacatacatacatatatatatatatatatatatatatgtcatatTAATAATTTCTCAGTGAAACTACATATTgaatattgtatatttattttactattatattgactttattcatatttaaaattatatattttcattatttgaaaatattttgctGTACcgaatgatattttttatgatttaatattttgttccattttaaaaaaatgttaacagaaaagaaaagtgttttaagaaaataataataaaaagacgCAGAGAGAAAAGGAGTGGGGGGAGAGCGAGAAGGGGTTTTCGCTTTTTGGTTGCAAACTGTGAAGCGAGGAGCGTACGTGCGTTTGTGCGAGAGGTTTCTTCTTTCCCGTTGTTGTCGCGGCGGAACCCTAGCTAGTCCGGTGGTTTGTGAAACCTAGAGAGACAAAGAGAGTGAAAGGATGAGCGGGAAGGGCGGTGGCAGCCACAACAATGGCGGCGGCAAGGCGTTGTCGGCAACGATTCCGGCGTCATCGCGGAAGATGGTTCAGAGCTTGAAGGAGATTGTCTCCAATTTCCCCGACCACGAGATCTACGCTACACTCAAAGACTGTAACATGGACCCTAACGAAGCTGTTAGTCGCCTCCTTTCACAAggttcctttctctctctttctatctctgtGTTTTTCGTTTTGAGGTTCTTGATATTTCTTTAACTTGGAGCGAAACGTGTGAACACCCTCGTTCAAGGTTTCGAGGTTATTGCTTTGCTAGCTAGCGCATTGCGGGAAAATGAGAAACAACAGAACGAATTAATCCACGTGTTAGAGATGCTATCAGATATGCGTGCGATTTTTCTAATCTTAGGTTTGTTAATTGTGTAGATCCTTTTCATGAGGTGAAGAGCAAgcgggaaaagaaaaaagaggtgGACGATTTTTTTGTTGGTTTCAGCTGTTCAGGATTGATTCCATGATATcttaaaaacaagaagaaagaatCTGTGTTTGATAATCAGATAATCAAATTATCAATTCGGTTTCTTCTTTCATGACTGTGTTCTACTGCTGTGTGACAGTAGGCGAATCTGTGTGCTAAGTTTGTACGTGGATACGAAGAGTTTTTTGACTTGAGCATTTTGTTTCTGCCAGCCGTCTctacttttgtttttagttttttgatattttgttcGAGTTTGTCTATCCTTTTTGTTTACCTGTTTTTGTCCTCGCTGGTTCAGATTAAGGACCCAATAGATTCCAGGTCTCGTGGGAGTGGGACAAGCAATACATCTAGTCGTGGTGGCGGTAGGACTGGGACAGATCGTCATGGTGGACGTGGTAGTGCCAACCAATTTGGAAGCAGTGGTATGCagctgatgggtgtttgaatttgaaatattgCTCTGGACTTAATGAACCTTGTATTATCTGTCACGTTTattgtcattattattattatttagatttcTGCCCTGTTTTGGGAGGCCAGATTCTGGTCTGCAGGGGAAGCCTGCATACAAGAAGGAGAATGGAGCACCTACTTATGGAGGGTCTATATCTTCAACATCTAGTGTGTTGGGAAATAATTCGAACAGGAGACCGATATCCTACAGGTTTATTTTCCTTCGTATCATATATATACTCACTGAAAATTGACATGATTGAAATGGGAAAATGTATCATGATGGCTATAAGGATTCCTATGGATTTGATACATCTGCAAATTTGGACTAGTtattataagatgaaattgcTAACCAAGCCTGACATACTGAGGTTTACAGATAAAGTAACAATccttcaatttatttaaaaaagtagatTCTCTTCATCCTACTCTATAACAATCTATGTTCTGtgtcaatttttatattttcttcccAAACAGTTGGTGATGTGTCAATCATTCTCTGGATTTGTTTTAAGGTTCTACATTGATCTTGCCGTATGTATTATGAACattgaatattttgaatttagaaTGAAATCGGTTGAAAAGGAAGtgctagtttttgttttgttttatgttttgtgCAACTTCTATTTGTAACATTTTAACTGTACAGAAAATCTATCTAATGCTTATGTGTTCATTCCTCTTTTATCTCTGTTGTAGCAtaaaattgtctttttttttcttctatatattGCCTTCATGTACTTGGATAGAAATTTCATTAGTACTGGGTTGCTCACGTGCAGTTCCCATTTCTCATGTctcattttaaaattgttgCAGTGATTCTGTGGCTACTGAAAAATCATATGCATTAGGCATCAGTGATGGACCGTCATCATCACAACGTACTGGAGTGCAATCTGCATGGATGGGGAATGCAGGTCAAGTATCAATGGCTGACATTGTCAAGATGGGTAGGCCCCAGACCAGACCTTCCATGCATCACTCTTCCATCCAGAGTGGTAATAATCAGAACATCTTGTTGCCTCCAGCAGCTTCGGATAACAATTTGCATTCATTGCAAGGATATGCTTCTAAGGTTTCAGAAACAAATACTGATCAAGGTCATGCTCTTAGTGACAATGTTGCACAGAATGATGAATGGTCTTGTATTGAAAACCAACATGATGTTAGAGCATACGAAGATGTTGATACCCATGCAAATTCTGAGTTCTATGCAAACTCATCGAGCTTTGTTGAAAATGATTGGCAGCAGAAAACTCCCCTGGATGAATATGATGCCGAAGATGGTTCCATTGAGAATGCAGACAATAATGAATATGCTTCAATATCCGCTAAAAGTACATCAGAAGATAACACGGGAGGTACATCGATTTTTTATGGTTTACATGGAAATAAATTTCTACCATTCTGGCTGACATCTTTTTGGTGTATGTGTCCTACAGAAATGTAAGACACATTACCTGTGTATTAACTATTGGTTTCTTCATTTCAGCTGAGGATGATGTTTCATCAGTGGCTGCAAACATAGAGCAGCTCCATATACAGAGAGATGATCATGGGACAGAACAAGAGGATGACAATCCTTCTGTAGTAATTCCAAATCACCTACAACTCCATACACCAGAATGCATGAATCTGAGCTTTGGAAGTTTTGGATCCAGTAACCCCCTATCTGGACCAGGGTCATTTACATCTAGGCCTTTGAAAAGTAAGCTAGAGGATACATCTGGTGCTGCAGATGTTTCTACAATTGAAAATTCAGACACTAGGTACGTTGGCTATATTATAAGATACTTTCTTCAAACTTTCAATACTATGATTATTCGTAGTTTCCTTAAAGATGTTTTTCTTATAGAAATCCTGACTATTATGGGGATGAGCATCTTGCTACTACTACCTCAGATGGAAATTTAGTTCAAGTAACTGGTGTGAGTGCTGGGACATTTGAGCATACTTCAATTTCACAGGAGGCTTTAAAACCTGAAGCTCCTGAAATTGCTCAAGAAAATCAGTATTCATTTCCTTCACAATCTCATGGGTTTGCATATGAAAATGCCCACCAACCGGAGGTCACATTTCCTCCTTCACAGACTAGCTCACAGATGCAGAATCTTGCTTCCTTCTCTGGTGTAATGGTAATGCATGTTCTATGGCTTGGTCACATTTTAGATTGTAATGGTGATTGCATGTTTTAATGGTAATACTTGTTTTAATGGTAATGCACATTTCCTTCAGTAAATTAGTTTTGAATGATTTGTGCATGTTTTCGTTAGATTGTCATTTCTTGAAACGTGAAATCTTATGCTCTGAAGCATTTTGAAAGTAGAGATTTGTTCCATCAGCAAAATAGCTGTTAGGTCTGTGCATCACTAAACAAAGCCTAATTGGTCGTATTTTAGTCTAAAACCTTAGGGATTTGTGGTGCTTTGGATTGATTTTGTACCTAATGGATGAATTAACCTTGTATTCTCTCAAACCTTGGGTTGGGAATCTTGGGAGTAGaataatgaatttttgttaAACCCATATAGTCTCACTGAACAAGCAAAGCCTAATTGGACGTATTATAGTGTAAAATTGTGGTGCTGTGGAGGATCTGTTCCTTACGGATAAGTCAACCTTGAATTCTCTCAAACTTTAGGTTGGGAATCTTGGGATTATAgtagtaatatatttttgttgaaccCATAGTCATCAGTCCCATAGTAAAACTGCTGTAGTGGGATAGCGAGATGATCATGGTTactatttatgaaattttattcatattacaTTACACATAAATACCCAAAcgtaaaaaaatccaaaataaagaAATTCGTAATTTAAACTCATAATTTGTAGCAAAATACAGAAGTTAATAACAGAGATCAATATAAATGGATGCTATAGTGGCACCATGTGTTGATTCCCAGACATCCCTTTGAACAGAGACATTAAGGCATTATTATTGGGCTATTTTGGGGGtttaaatttccaaaattgaaaTCTATGGATGGAATTATAGTGTAAATGATAAAGAAGACTTTTCTTTAGAAAATGATAATTGATGATTCCTTCTTAGGAAAGTTGTATTTGACTTTTGTTTGTATTTAcatgtatgttttgtttaagacACCAATGGCTTTTTGTTGTTACTTAAGAGTGTTATTAATTTTGagtaatttttatcattttttcgAATTTATATGTTCATAGCAATATAGTCTTTGCTGTCCTGATTGTGAAGTTGATTGCCTAGCTTTGCTGTCCAGATTTAAAACATTGGTTGCTGTCTTATATCTTGTAATTCTATTTAGCAATCCTGCTATGTGGATATAAATTTTACTGCCTTGCTGTTGATGTTTCATCAGGCACATTCAAATTCATTGCCCAATGCTCTGCTGGCTTCAACAGTTCAAACAGCAAGAGAAGATATCCCGTACTTACCCTTCCCTTCAACACAATCATTGCCTACAAAATATAGTAATATTGCTTCTTCAATTGGTGGTTCCGGCATAACCATGTCAGAGGTGCACTTCTGCTCTTGACCGTATTTAAGCTTCTCGGCTTTTGAGAGATTTTTGTTCgttaaaatgaaatgttattgatgacagtgttttgattttttttttctatgctGTCAGCCTAAAAGGTAAATACTGGAGTTAAGAATTCTggtttatattatattgaagTACTTCGGTAGTATTccaatattttttagtttaattttcattaagcTGCGTCACGAATTTCACCCTGGCTATTATGTCAATAGTTATAAATTACAATTACATACCAATTGTGGAATTGACTACTATGTACATTAGTTAAAGCTGGCTTACATCCCCAGTTACTCAACTCAAATAAGTGGATGGGGTTGGTATGCCAGTTCTGCTGGTCAAATCTATTTGTTTCACATTAAGAAAAATGCCCACAGAGCTGCTCTTGGGTTTATTCtggattttattatttgttaatgattaaatttgcatgtttaattgttgcatctcTCTTTTGAAGTTTCCATAAAATAGGAGGATAAAAATTTGGGATTCGGTTATTTGATGCTCTCTTGTCAATGTGCAGGCTCTAAGAGCAAGCGCCATTTCTACACCTCAACCTAATGCCCAAAACTTGTCTGGTGCAAGTGTTGCCACTGGACCCGCACTTCCTCAGCACCTTCCTGTGCATCCCTACTCCCAGCCTACTCTTCCTCTGGGACACTTCGCTAATATGATTAGCTATCCATTCTTGCCTCAGAGCTACACATATATGCCATCAGCTTTTCAGCAGACTTTTCCTGGAAACAGCACATATCACCAATCTCTGGCAGCAGTGCTTCCACAGTATAAGAATAATGTTTCTGTCAGCAGTTTGCCTCAGTCTGCTGCTATTCCACCTGGATACGGCTTTGGCAGTTCAACAAGCATTCCTGGAGGGAATTTTTCTCTGAGTCCGCCTGCTGCTCCTACTGGGACAACCATTGGATACGAGGATTTGATAAACTCCCAATTTAAGGACAGCAACCATATGATTTCACTACAGCAGGTAGAAAGATCTAGCTTTTAAATTACTTACATTTaagtttaactatttttttcctGTTATGATTCTTATgacaagttttgaaaatttCGTAAGAATTCAATGTAAAATCATATGTTGACTTTTATTCATGCTTGATGACAACTTGATCCTTTTGAAGGCTTATATATAACTGAATTGCTCTTTTTGGGAGTGGTGGTGGGGGTGAGGAAAGAAATATGAAATGGAGCCTTGTTTACTTCTTTCTATGCTATTTATACTCAAAGCTGAGGTGGttttaattcttgttttctGGTAGAACGATAATTCTCCCATGTGGGTTCAAGGGGCCGGCCCTCGAACAATGTCAGCCGTTCCTCCCAGCAACTACTATAGCATGCAGGGACAGAATCAACAACAGCCAGGTGGATTTCGGCAAAGGCAGCAGCAGCAACAGCAACAACCTTCACAACATTTTGGATCCCTTGGGTATCCTAATTTCTACCAATCTCAGAGTGGCATTTCTCTGGAACATCAGCCACAAAATCCTCGGGAAGCCTCCTTGGGTGGTCCGCAAAGCCAACCATCCAAGCAGTCTCAACAACTATGGCAAAACAGCTACTAATCCTACTCACCTCCCGGTTTTTCAGGGTATTGATGTTTGGAAGTGGTTAATCAGAGGCATTAACGGTCTAGTAACTTAATGTATCATTGTTTGGTCTCTAGAGACCATGAGCCCATTGCCACGAGGTTGTATTCTACATAATTATGTTCGTCATGTTTAACGTAGGTACTAAGTGTGCTAATTTGGTTTACTCGATacgttttttgttttgttttaatattgtcATCTGATCATAGTGGAAAGTCACTTTTGGATAGTTTTCTCACTTGTTAACTTTTTACGTTCACTACTGTAACTAATCAGGTTAAGTTGCATCGGATGGGTGTATAGTTCAGTTTTTGAAGTCCATCGTCGGTTATAGAGGAGTTTGACAATCTTTTCAACTTCAACATCAATGTCGTTTTAACTCATCAAGGGCAATATTGATAATGGCTTATTTGGaagttaaaaatgatttttaaagatataaactgattttataaattgatttacgGTTATTTTTAAAACGAAGACCTATTTTTTGCTTCTATTGCAGGTTTCAGTTTCGGTGGTTATATAGGCCTCCCTTTCAAAAACTATAACGACATTTCTATTGTTTTATTTCAAAGCAACGACGTTTTAATACGATGTTTGTTgccttttatttctaaatacttgaatttttaaattgataaaatacgTAAAATTGGACACCTTTAAAGTGAAGATACTAGTAAAGctaaaaacaaaaatctcatCTGTCATTGATTTAAATTAGATATTTCATAGacattattcatttaaaaaactcGTAGGTCCGaattatttcacaattttaaTCAGGTCGAACGGACAATTTCCACTTTTTTAATTGTTAccgttattataaaaaattaaacgaACTATAAATCCAGTATTGACTTTCTTTTGTCTTGAATAATATTCTCACTTTTTATCCTCATCTCATATTTTCCTTCAACAAATATTCCATATCTATGAGTTCATTCAatctaatattcttttataagtCTTTTAGAGTTTACTTGAAAAACCTTAATATAGACAATTTATTCTCGATTAAGGATAATTAGACGgatatatttagttaaaaaatacaAGTGCATACATTGTGTTCCCGCTATTTGACTTCTAAGCCTTAATTCGGATTTGCATACATTGTGTTCAGCgttctcttaaatttttttgaagacTTTCTAATCATGGAAACTATGCCCCTCTAGCCTTACGATAAATCAAGGATGAAAAAAAGGACTGCGAATTCTGCTCACTAAACTAACAAAATGAAGATTAGGTTCCCTCATAGGCATACCAAATCCGAATAAATGCAGAATTTTGGTTACTCTGAGAGTTGAGAGTTGAAAGTAAcgttaagagaaaaagaaaagaagaagaatagatGCTTGAACGCCTAACAACGTAAATTACAGTAAAATAAAGTAGTACAAtgattcgttttttttttttttttctttttataatgtgGAAAACGTGTGCCCAGTTGTTGTAGCAACTATGATTGTTAGCGAGGAGTGGTAGAATTTCGCGTGCTGCGTGTTCTTTcttcattaatttataattaattttataaatattctcTTGGGGATTTAGAGAGTCCACTCTCCTCTGTCTCTGGTAATTTCCTTTCGTtcttcaaatcaaattaaatgttattacTGTCTTCATTATTTGCAGTTTCCTTTGTTTACCTTCTGTGGCTGATAGATAGATACAGTTTCGAgttatttgttgttttggtatgaatttgaattttgtttttctcccaTGTTTGTGTCAATCACGACTTTACGATGCCATACCCTAACCTGTTCCTTCTTTTAATCAAGAAAATAGATTGCATGACAGATTAACAATTGATTTGCTGAATTTAGTAAGAATATCTTTGATGTCTTTTTCTACAATTAATCCGTTTTCCGTGCAAATTGCAGCATTGATTTGTGATGAGTCAGGGAAGCAGGGAGCTTGATGTTGATTGTCAAATTCTGGCTTGAAATCTGAAGTTTTTCAAACGCCAGGCCATTGTAACTTTCCTCATATAAGAATTGTTTTGAAGGGATGACTTAAAAGCTCTATGCCGGGTTCATTACGAGCAGAAAAATGAGTGATGCTGAAGTTCAATTTTATTCCTCAGGAACAACGAAGAAACCAGATAGCCAAAAAATTTATCATGGTAGAGATCCCAATCATGGAAGTAACTTTTGGATTGATGGGCTTATTTGTGCTTTTGAATATGTTCGAGGACAAAACAGATCAGCTAAATGGAGGTCCTCATCAAATACCGCAGACATACAGGTTAATGGGCAACAACATTCAAAGATGCATGCCCCTTCTGATGGTTTAAAGGAGGCTTCTTCTTTGAGACCGGATAAAAATAAGATGTCAGATCTTTCGTCTGTAAATGTCTCACGGGACAGTTTGTTTGGTGCCTCTGATGATGACAAGGAGAGCCAGGTTCGTCAGGCTGGCCAGTCTAGAAGGTATGATGGTGGGCATTGGGTTCCCATTGGATGGGCAAGAATTTCTGAACTTGTCCAAACAGTTCAGGTTGATGCTGTATGGTCTGCTCATCAATTTGAGTTTGAGGATTCTGAAGATGATTTTACTGTAGCAGATTTGGCGGCTCCCTACTGGGAGCGTCCGGCTGGGCCTATTTGGTGGTGCCATGTTTCTGCTGGTCACCCCAATGTTGAGGCTTGGCTCAACAATGCTCAATGGCTACATCCTGCTGTTAGTCTAGCTTTGAGAGACGAAAGTAGACTTATAAGTGACCGGATGAAACACCTCTTCTATGAGGTACTTAGCATTTTCAACATTGCAATCGTTAGTCTTAAAAAATGCTATTATTTAGCAATCTAGATTGGGCTCTTTGTTTGCTAAACGCATTTACATGtaacaaatataaagtatacATATAACTGTTGGAAATTTGGATCTTTACTTGATGTGTTTTAGTAAGAACGAAGCCCAGTAGCAGCGTAGCAAAGACCAATAAATCCCATGCTATTGTCTTTAGTTTTTCGAGAAAATGATAAAGAAGTCTTTTTGGGAAAAGCCAGCATGCTTGAATCCTTGTACTAACTTGATAATTTTAGTATAAGTATATATTATAGCAACAAAATTTTAGGGATGTGATATGGTGCATTTTTTAGAAGTTTGCCAAGAAAAATAAGATCTGAGACTTTGtaaatcaagaaatcacaaaaaGCAAActagaagaataaaaaagtaaatcttGGGTTCCTTAGGCATTAAACCTCAGTTTGGATTGTGTCACACAACCAGCAGGTAGCTGTTTTTTCTGAAAGAAATCCATATAGGAACATTTGCTGTGTTGTTGACTGTGGTATTGATACACATTATTCATGGTCCCCAAAAGGACCTTGAGCACACATGGTGGGTCTTCCCCTCGTAATAGGGTTGATTCTATATCAAAGGTGACATTACTAAGATTCGAATCTTGGATCACTTAGTTAAGAGAGACAAGTTACTTCTATTTGTGCCAACCATTGGTGGTAAAACAAATATAACTGTTAAGTAGACATTCAATGACTGGGACTGCCCCCCACCCCAAAGAAAGCCTCCAACGAGTGACCCCATTGCGACTTTTCCTTGAAAACGGGTCTAAATTATTGTTTGGAGTTATCTCTTATTTGTAGGTCCCAGTTAGAGTTGCGGGAGGGCTGTTATTTGAGCTCTTGGGACAATCAGCTGGTGATCCTCTTGTTGAAGAAGATGACATTCCTATTGTTCTTAGGTCTTGGCAAGCACAGAACTTCCTTGTAACTGTAATGCATGTAAAAGGATCTGTGTCAAGGATAAATGCTTTAGGTATAACAGAAGTTCAGGTTGTTCTTGCTCTCTGGCCTCTATTTacacattaatattatttttgaaagcTGTAATTCATTCAGTGACCCACTATGGCAGGAGCTTCTCTCAGCTGGAGGGTATAATGTGCCGAGAACTGTGCATGAAGTTATAGCACATCTTGCTTGCCGCCTCTCTCGATGGGATGATAGGTAATGACAGCAttgttatttgtatttttttttactagtgaaaaaCGGGTTTTCCTTCGTATTTGAAGCTGGTAAAGCTCGCATGAAACAATATGTTAGAAACCAATAAAACGAAAATGGCAATCTGTattaagaaagaagagaaatgtATTACAGACGTGTATTCTGCAATACCTTGCAGGCATGCTTCTATTTCCGGTTAGGGTTTGATATACTAACTCTTGAAGCTTTACATATACACATGTCAGTCTCAAGTCTCATTATGTTTTTCTACTCTCTACTCTTAAGTATAAACTTtgttaaataagtttttctGTTTGTATTTCAAAGGAGATTAAAAGGACCTTTTGTTCTTTTTAGattgcaaatatttttttaaccgcactagagaaaaaaatgaagtggTTCATATTTACCATCATGTCATGCACTCATGTTTTGCCTTTCTCCTTTGTAAATAGTTTCTAGCTCATATTTGCCATCATTTCATGCGTTCATGTTTCCCTTTCT
Above is a genomic segment from Vigna radiata var. radiata cultivar VC1973A chromosome 10, Vradiata_ver6, whole genome shotgun sequence containing:
- the LOC106775923 gene encoding uncharacterized protein LOC106775923 isoform X2, which produces MSGKGGGSHNNGGGKALSATIPASSRKMVQSLKEIVSNFPDHEIYATLKDCNMDPNEAVSRLLSQDPFHEVKSKREKKKEIKDPIDSRSRGSGTSNTSSRGGGRTGTDRHGGRGSANQFGSSDSGLQGKPAYKKENGAPTYGGSISSTSSVLGNNSNRRPISYSDSVATEKSYALGISDGPSSSQRTGVQSAWMGNAGQVSMADIVKMGRPQTRPSMHHSSIQSGNNQNILLPPAASDNNLHSLQGYASKVSETNTDQGHALSDNVAQNDEWSCIENQHDVRAYEDVDTHANSEFYANSSSFVENDWQQKTPLDEYDAEDGSIENADNNEYASISAKSTSEDNTGAEDDVSSVAANIEQLHIQRDDHGTEQEDDNPSVVIPNHLQLHTPECMNLSFGSFGSSNPLSGPGSFTSRPLKSKLEDTSGAADVSTIENSDTRNPDYYGDEHLATTTSDGNLVQVTGVSAGTFEHTSISQEALKPEAPEIAQENQYSFPSQSHGFAYENAHQPEVTFPPSQTSSQMQNLASFSGVMAHSNSLPNALLASTVQTAREDIPYLPFPSTQSLPTKYSNIASSIGGSGITMSEPKRL
- the LOC106775923 gene encoding uncharacterized protein LOC106775923 isoform X1, whose amino-acid sequence is MSGKGGGSHNNGGGKALSATIPASSRKMVQSLKEIVSNFPDHEIYATLKDCNMDPNEAVSRLLSQDPFHEVKSKREKKKEIKDPIDSRSRGSGTSNTSSRGGGRTGTDRHGGRGSANQFGSSDSGLQGKPAYKKENGAPTYGGSISSTSSVLGNNSNRRPISYSDSVATEKSYALGISDGPSSSQRTGVQSAWMGNAGQVSMADIVKMGRPQTRPSMHHSSIQSGNNQNILLPPAASDNNLHSLQGYASKVSETNTDQGHALSDNVAQNDEWSCIENQHDVRAYEDVDTHANSEFYANSSSFVENDWQQKTPLDEYDAEDGSIENADNNEYASISAKSTSEDNTGAEDDVSSVAANIEQLHIQRDDHGTEQEDDNPSVVIPNHLQLHTPECMNLSFGSFGSSNPLSGPGSFTSRPLKSKLEDTSGAADVSTIENSDTRNPDYYGDEHLATTTSDGNLVQVTGVSAGTFEHTSISQEALKPEAPEIAQENQYSFPSQSHGFAYENAHQPEVTFPPSQTSSQMQNLASFSGVMAHSNSLPNALLASTVQTAREDIPYLPFPSTQSLPTKYSNIASSIGGSGITMSEALRASAISTPQPNAQNLSGASVATGPALPQHLPVHPYSQPTLPLGHFANMISYPFLPQSYTYMPSAFQQTFPGNSTYHQSLAAVLPQYKNNVSVSSLPQSAAIPPGYGFGSSTSIPGGNFSLSPPAAPTGTTIGYEDLINSQFKDSNHMISLQQNDNSPMWVQGAGPRTMSAVPPSNYYSMQGQNQQQPGGFRQRQQQQQQQPSQHFGSLGYPNFYQSQSGISLEHQPQNPREASLGGPQSQPSKQSQQLWQNSY
- the LOC106776142 gene encoding uncharacterized protein LOC106776142, producing the protein MSDAEVQFYSSGTTKKPDSQKIYHGRDPNHGSNFWIDGLICAFEYVRGQNRSAKWRSSSNTADIQVNGQQHSKMHAPSDGLKEASSLRPDKNKMSDLSSVNVSRDSLFGASDDDKESQVRQAGQSRRYDGGHWVPIGWARISELVQTVQVDAVWSAHQFEFEDSEDDFTVADLAAPYWERPAGPIWWCHVSAGHPNVEAWLNNAQWLHPAVSLALRDESRLISDRMKHLFYEVPVRVAGGLLFELLGQSAGDPLVEEDDIPIVLRSWQAQNFLVTVMHVKGSVSRINALGITEVQELLSAGGYNVPRTVHEVIAHLACRLSRWDDRLFRKSIFGAADEIELKFMNRRNHEDLNLFILILNQEIRKLSTQVIRVKWSLHAREEIVFELLQHLKGNGARSLLEGIKKSTREMIEEQEAVRGRLFTIQDVMQSTVRAWLQDKSLRVTHNLAVFGGVGVVLTIVTGLFGINVDGIPGAENTPYAFGVFTAILVFLGVVLIAVGMVYLGLKNPVAEEQVEVRKLELQELVKMFQHEAETHAQVRKNISPKNLPPTAGDAFRSGADYLVIQ